AaccatatatttaaaaaagtaaCATTGTGCTCCGGTACTTAGGCTGCCttgcattccaaaaacatgcacattAACTCAAGACCTTAAATTGTCCTTTTTTATATTTATCGCTTTCTCCATCCCTTCATAGAATCAGCAAATTTATCGGACTACACTCAACAATTTCTTGTTGTTGCCTCAGAAATAGATTCTATGGAATCGTATGAAACTACAAGTTGTAAATAGTGTATTTATACAAGCGTAAGCAATCATGGTGGGCATAAGCTGCATCCAGTGCAGGTGCAACACTGAGCGTGGAATAATGATGCTGATGTGTTGGAATGGCCCCCAGCAAATGCATTTCCCCACCCATATTTtcttccccaggaaccaaacaaAGAAGGCACTAGATGCCGGATGCTTTATAATTAACAAGCAAGCGCTACAGAATCTGTGAAAACGACGCAAGGCGCTCAAACAGATGGTGCGAGGCCACTCGAACACAATAATGAAGTTCactcctgtgtttttttttgtgtgtttttttctgcaAGGGCGTTACGTTTCATTTATCCTGGCAACTCATACCTGATTTATTTGCCGATGAATACTCAAATATTCAACACTAAGCCCAAACATGTTGACCAGGCAAACAAGCTTTGCCTGTTTAAAAAGCAACACatcaaaacacattttgtttcaaTGGAAATTTGGCTTGCTTTGCAGCCCGAAGACTATATTTTCCTATAGATTCCTATACTTGAAATTAGTATACACACGCAGTAGGTGTTCTCTCCAAAAAAAGACATCTTTTCATAGCACCCAATAAAGGAAATGTGCGTTTTTGCAACTTTCAAGTAAATTCAATCAAAAGACAAGCTTTGTGAAATCAGTGTTAAAATCTGAAATCTAAAAATGATATCAGTCAGGTTTTAATGTCCTCTTTCCACATTTTAATTATGTGCATGTTCAAATTACGGAAACTCAAAGCAATGACGGCCATTTAATCCAATCCACGATGCGAAACTTGCAAAAATAGTATTTATAGACATACAGTATGTAGTGTTAACATGATCATATTTCCAGATGCTTAACATTCTGTGGTTTTGACACATTTTAACACTTTTGACACCTCATACAAAGCTGCTAATAAATCTACCTTTGCTTTTCCATTACACCACTTTGCatcaatatttttgtttcttcagTTTTTAAACTTCTTTTAAAAACGTCACCTGGCACATGTTTAAAAAGCTCTGAAGAAAATGCTTTTAAAAGAGAAAGCAATGCCCACAACAAACTCGGATTGGCCATTGTTAGTGTCCGTGTTGCCGCTCCCTTTGTTGGCCTGCTCCACGGGAAGCGTATGATGTCACAGCAATTCAAATAAGAGTTAACCTCTGGCTTTGTCATCAGCATCCATTGGATGTTTGAGGATGACAGAGCCACTTGAGCTGGAATCGCACCTCTTTGCCACAACACACACTTGACATTTTGGCACCTTCAATCAGCCTTGCGCTCTCCCTGACAATCCATCGCCGAATGAAAACACTCAGCTTTCATATGGTTCTAAATTATGCATCTCTATTCAGCAATTACAGCTTTTAAAGTGTtccatacacaaaaaaaatgtgcacaaCCTGTTCACTTTCACACTGGATCAGTTTTCTGTCAAATTCTACTCTGCGGTAAATGTCATGCATGGCATCTTTTTACCATGAACTGTCAAAAgatgaaaaataattatatCAATAATCAATGTACTTTTTGATCATGAGTGTGGGTGGAAAGCAAATTGCGCCTAGCTAGTTCGCAGGCTAGCTCTCTAGCATGTTACGTTTACAACAGTTGTGCAACCCCTGCAGGATCGAAAGAGCATTTTAAAGTTTCTGAATCCGACCTTGGCCTCTTTCATATGTGGTCCTAGAGAAGTAAAAACTCACTGTGAAGTGCGAAATGAAATAAGCCACTCTTCCTTACGATCTTTAGCGGCAAGCAAATAGTAGCTAGGCAGTCTGAGGAGACAGACTGACATAGCGTTCCATTGCAATTGAGTATCTCTTGGAATTTTGGCACGTGATCATCATGGCAATGTGTTGTACAAGCTTCTGACCTGACCTGATCTTGTTTTTGTGAACGCAACCAGTCACACCCTGTGCTGCAGTCAGAAGTGAAATGTCCACAGTTCCCAGTGGAACAAAGGGGTACGAAAGGTGGGCCAAGTGGTTAAAATGTCTCCTACAGCTAAGTAGACACGTCAATCGTTTTGATTACCAGCCCAAATGTGCTAAATGTGTGGCGTGCAGCTGGAGGCTGGAGTTCAGTGTACACGAATATTCTCCCGTGGACTTTATGAAGCCGTCACTCTATAAAGTTTATGAAGCATTGACAGCATTTCCTGGTGACTGAAGCGACttcatttgcaacacagttaagCAATATAGTAAAAGAATGGTAGTCAATAATCTTTTATGACTTTCTTTTGTGCCGTAAATGACGTCTTTGACGAAGCCGTCGTGAACAATAATATCCGTGATTGTGCGCGAGGATTCTCATTAAAATTATGTAAAGATACATGGAGCTGCCTTGTTATCAAGCGCATCCGATGTTAAGAGAAaaattttgatttctttttttccattgcCAACTGTCAAGAGTCCGCCGTGGTCACTGCACCCGATCAACTCGGAGTCAGGTCACTTTGCCACTTTCAGTGAGTCGCTTTAATGGAGAGGCAGGCCAGGCAGCGTCAGCCGAGGGTTTATTACTGTACCTCGACACCTGTCAGAGATGATTGGGCTGTGTAATTGAGGGTCAGAATGAAAGAGGCCACTCGCGACTGCCTCGTCTCTGACATGACGGCGTGACGCGAAGCGATGGTCAGTAATGTAAAAAGTCTCCAGAGAGCTTCTGCTCAGCTTGAGTGGCGATTTGGGAAATGGATTCCACACGGTCCGACATTACAAGAGTGCTTCTTTCTAATATTCAGCTCCACCTGCTATTATGATTTATTTATCATGAGTGGGACACCGTTCCTGCTCACTGCCACCCCAAGTGAGTCCTCTGCTCATTCCATTTGGAAATGTGCTGGGACATTAGAGAAGGAATAAATCATTGTAGCTTTAAATACGGGGCACAATTTTAGCGCGCGCCAGATTTCTGGTGGGCTAAGCTGTGCAAAGCTGTGAAGCTATGTGAGGATAAACACAGATTGACCACAGTGTGGTCCTGAGTACGGCGGTTACATCGACGCGGACGACGATAAACAACACGTCGGACTTTGTTTTCAGTAATTCCGTAATTTTTAAGGTGCCTGTCTAAAATTCCAGTTAGGATCTGTTATCTAACATAACCTGTGCTTTGCCTTACTGAAACTATAATGGTTCACTCGCCATCACTCACTGATGGAGTGAGTGTAAATGGCACTCTATATCTACAATACCAGTATGTGTACCCTGTAATTGACTGGTGATCAGTCCAAGTTGCACCGATATAGAAAATCATTGGGTAGAACTTTCATTTCCTCTTTAgctcaaaaatgtttttcatcatCTTGGTACCTTGAATTAACCACCAAGTTGGCCTAGTGAAAGTTACCATGGAAACCTCTACAATATATCAAAAATAACTGCAGGACGTTATACAATTCGATGTCAAATACAATAATGACTGAACAAGATTGTACGACTTATGACTTCTTTATCCACGACTCAACTTGTAAGTCATTTCGTAAGAGCTTGACTTAAATTGAAGGTTAAGTATCCAATTCTTTCTCCTTCCAGGTGGTGGGCCAGATTGATAAACTGACGTCAGACATTGACTTTGATCTGGATCCAGATGACTGGACGGTGGCAACGGCAAGCAGCACGTCCAGCAGCGAACGCGGCCTCGGGGAAGCCTTCCGCCTCGACTTCCTCAACGCCGACGTGCTCTCCGACAGCTGGGAGTTTTGCGGATACCTGGAGTCGGCCAGTGGGGCTTGTGCCCGCACAACAGGCGAGCCGATGGGGTACTACCCCCGAGCGCCCACGGGCCGGGGAACCATACCCACGCAGACGCCCACCCTTCcccccgccgccaccgcctcaGTCTACTCGCAAATGAATGGCGGGCTGCCCATCCCCAACGGGCCGCGTATCATCACTCCGGATTCATCCAGCGAGGAGGCCAGCAGCTCCACGCACAGCCACAAGACGAGGGAGAGGGTCAGATTTAGTGACAAGATCCTCTACCACGCCTTGTGctgcgacgacgacgacgaagaGGAGCAGGAGGACCTACCGGATGACAAAAGCGGCCGCGCCACGCCCGACAGCGACAGCGAGCCGAGCCTCCTGGCTGAACCACTCACCCCCAAACGTTCTTCGTCCGAGCACTCGCTCCTCCACAACTGCCTCGACCCTTCTTACGTACCCCCGTCGGCGAGAAGCATGACGGGAGCACATACGTTACCCAGGAAAGGCCTCCTGAACCCCAGTTGCCGCAAAAAACTGCTCCGAAACAGCAGCACTCAAACTGTGTCGGATAAGAGCACCCAAACTGTATTGCCCTATattccaaacaaacaaaaaacaaaggagCACTGAGCCAGTCGGAACCTTCCTCCGTTTATCATACAGCTCACCACAAGAACTGTGCATTATTTAATATTAAATACATAGCTAATAGATTAATacacaaataaatcaataaataataaagaaatgctatatgggaaaaaaaatcactgggcTCCCTAAattcattccaaagctctggttaGGAACATTTATTGACTCTTGGTTACCAAAGTGAATTTTAAGGCCGACCTTCCGCCACAATCCCTAAGCCCAAAATTATCGTTTTATCTCCAACTCGTGATCCTAACAGTATCATTGCATCTTTGTTTTTCCACTACAGGTTGTTATCATGGTGATGGTAAGAACAAACTTTCACACTTGCCATAGTGGTCTCTAGTCAGGTTCAATTATGTCGCACTAATACACAGCAGAAGCTCAATGGTCTTGAACGGCACACTATAGAAAACCATTTGAACCACAGGTGAGCAAGCACTACTGTGAGACTCAGTGCGGGGAAGCCGTCTGCCTCGACTGGTCGGGTTAATACGGAGAAGTATTTGGAGAAAAGTAAGGTGGAGGTAAGTCGTGTTATTTTAGCTACTCAGTTAGCATTAGCCAGCTAGGTCAACCATTGCAAGTTGTTTTGCAGGTAGAATGAGAGTTTGGCAGGGTCCATTCAATGTAACAAATGTTCGCAAAATGTTCATCAGTCATTCGCCGAATATTTTTGTGATTTCTCTCAAGGAAATTTCGAACATGTTTGTTGCAGCAGTCCCTTTTCTCGTTAGGTAAAGATGAAAACAATTTGTTCTCCATTGTTCTCTCTGACAGATGTATTCAATGCCGCATGGTTTTCTACAGACAAAAATGATCATTCCATCACTCCTCTCAGAAGCAGATGTCAAGTTCTGAAACAATCCTTAACATTtcctatccccccccccctcctgtgtgcccagcaACAGTGTCATAAAAGACGTCAGCTTGAATCTAAAAGGTTAAGAAAAAAGAGCATTTTGTCTCTCCATTGCGCGGCCCAGTGGAGAATAGCAGTCGGTGGGAGAGTATTTATTCAGAGGGCTAATGCCAATAGCCATTCTCGATCGATATGTTCAAGGGAGGGTGCTGCCAGAGGGAACGGAGAACAAAAACCCAGTCAGATCCATTTACTTAAACTTAAAAGCTCTATAGAGTTgacatttcaaaaaaataagcatccaagagtgagggctgaaaagaaaatgttcctgttaaaagatgtttttttttctcagaccaCGGGCAATAATCCACCCTGCGGATTGGCTTTGTACGCCCGCTACCACTCAGGCAACATGCAAGCTTTCACCCAATTTCCTGTTGAGTTTGAAAGAAAAGTCAAACATGTTATAGACTTGGAGTGAAAAGTTCGCTGACACCTACGACCTTTTTATGTTTCGCGTTGTTCTCAATGGATGGCTGATTCCTTGCAGGAAGACATTTTTCAAAGGACCTACCCTTATGATCCACACCAAAAATTACTTTACAATttcttaaatgatttttttttgttttaaccaAGATATTAATGATTTGTTTGATTAAAAAGTAATTCGATCAGAATTGACAAATTTAATATTTATCAATATAGATATTTTGCAAACGTAGCATAGCTTTCAAATAATTGAAAACTATTTTAGGGAAGAGTAATTGCTTTAGTATGTTGTGTTTGCcataatatgtgtgtgtgcaaaaagGTTATAGAGAAAATGTtgcaaataatattttttggagCCCCAAGCAAGGGCTTGCGAAATCTCATGGGACAGTTTGAGAAGCCCAacatttttactgtaaaattgcttTACACACCTCAGGTTCATTTAGTGCCAATGGTGTCTTCCAAAAATATGATCGCATTTGTTCTGTGTAAATCAAATGTGTCTCTGCAACATGCGACATTTGTTAAATTAACGTCCGCTGATGTTTGTCAAAtatgtaaaatacatttttgctTCCCTTTATGGGATACACTCAAAATAATCTGCTCATCTTCAACATTTGACTTCACCATGTCAAATGTTACTCATAATCAACCCTGGAAATCGGAATTCTTCCATTCCTGTTTTAGTTtagatttttttcccaatgcaAATTTCCTCTTCATGAAATATTGGACATAGTAATCTAGTAATCCTAGTAATCTATTCATCTTCAATATTTCAATAATCCCCTTTGTACTTTGTATTAATCCTCATGGTCATTTCAAATTTTGCCAAAAGAAATCATATAAATCCAGTCGAACCCATCTGTCTTTGTCTATCTCACAATCAACCATTTGTCACTTTCTCTGCTGAAGAAGAAACATTCCATTCCATTCTgttc
This genomic window from Syngnathus scovelli strain Florida chromosome 4, RoL_Ssco_1.2, whole genome shotgun sequence contains:
- the insyn1 gene encoding inhibitory synaptic factor 1; the protein is MSLSRAPARDTSETPSPRERIRSHMKMVIDQLEGILRELKDVAKELREVVGQIDKLTSDIDFDLDPDDWTVATASSTSSSERGLGEAFRLDFLNADVLSDSWEFCGYLESASGACARTTGEPMGYYPRAPTGRGTIPTQTPTLPPAATASVYSQMNGGLPIPNGPRIITPDSSSEEASSSTHSHKTRERVRFSDKILYHALCCDDDDEEEQEDLPDDKSGRATPDSDSEPSLLAEPLTPKRSSSEHSLLHNCLDPSYVPPSARSMTGAHTLPRKGLLNPSCRKKLLRNSSTQTVSDKSTQTVLPYIPNKQKTKEH